In the Bos javanicus breed banteng chromosome 28, ARS-OSU_banteng_1.0, whole genome shotgun sequence genome, one interval contains:
- the CHST3 gene encoding carbohydrate sulfotransferase 3 — protein MEKGLSLPQDCRHFLHSLRMRSKYALFLAFVVVVFVFIEKENKIISRVSDKLKQIPQSLVDANSTDPALVLAENASLLSLSELDSAFLQLQSRLRNLSLQLGMEPAEEAEEEQMLEAEEEWEQLEPRPPAEAPPRRHVLLMATTRTGSSFVGEFFNQQGNIFYLFEPLWHIERTVSFEQGGANAAGSALVYRDVLKQLFLCDLYILEHFIIPAPEDHLTQFVFRRGSSRSLCEDPVCTPLVKKVFEKYPCKNRRCGPLNMTLAAEACRRKEHMAIKAVRIRQLEFLQPLAEDPRLDLRVIQLVRDPRAVLASRMVAFADKYETWKKWLAKGQDQLREEEVLRLKGNCESIRLSAELGLRQPAWLRGRYMLVRYEDVALRPLQKAQEMYRFAGIPLTPQVEDWIQKNTQAAHDGIYSTQKNSSEQFEKWRFSMPFKLAQVVQAACGPAMRLFGYKPVQDAASLSNRSVSLLEERGTFWVT, from the exons atgGAGAAAGGATTGTCTTTGCCCCAGGACTGCCGACATTTTCTGCACAGCCTGAGAATGAGGAGCAAATATGCCCTTTTCCTGgcttttgtggtggtggtttttgtcttcattgaaaaggaaaataaaatcatatcaaG GGTCTCAGACAAGCTGAAGCAGATCCCCCAATCCCTGGTAGATGCCAATAGCACCGACCCAGCCCTGGTCTTGGCCGAGAACGCATCCCTCTTGTCCCTGAGTGAGCTGGATTCGGCCTTCCTGCAGCTGCAGAGCCGCCTGCGAAACCTCAGTCTGCAACTGGGCATGGAGCCAGCAGAGGAGGCCGAGGAGGAGCAGATGCTGGAGGCGGAAGAGGAGTGGGAGCAGCTGGAACCCCGCCCACCCGCCGAGGCCCCGCCCCGGCGCCACGTGCTCCTCATGGCCACGACTCGCACCGGTTCCTCATTTGTGGGTGAGTTCTTCAATCAGCAGGGCAATATCTTCTACCTCTTCGAGCCGCTGTGGCACATCGAGCGCACGGTGTCCTTCGAGCAGGGTGGCGCCAACGCCGCGGGCTCAGCCCTGGTCTACCGCGACGTGCTCAAGCAGCTTTTCCTGTGCGACCTGTACATCCTGGAGCACTTCATCATCCCGGCGCCCGAGGACCACCTGACCCAGTTCGTGTTCCGCCGGGGCTCCAGCCGCTCCCTCTGCGAGGACCCCGTCTGCACGCCCCTCGTCAAGAAGGTCTTCGAGAAGTATCCCTGCAAGAACCGCCGCTGTGGCCCTCTCAACATGACACTGGCCGCTGAAGCCTGCCGCCGCAAGGAGCATATGGCCATCAAGGCCGTCCGCATCAGGCAACTGGAGTTCCTCCAGCCGCTGGCCGAGGACCCCCGTCTCGACCTGCGCGTCATCCAGCTGGTGCGCGACCCCCGCGCTGTGCTGGCCTCCCGCATGGTGGCCTTCGCGGACAAGTACGAGACCTGGAAGAAGTGGCTGGCCAAGGGACAGGACCAGCTGAGGGAGGAGGAGGTGCTGCGGCTGAAGGGCAACTGTGAGAGCATCCGCCTATCCGCCGAGTTGGGCCTGAGGCAGCCGGCTTGGCTGCGGGGCCGCTACATGCTGGTGCGCTACGAGGACGTGGCCCTCCGGCCGCTGCAGAAGGCCCAGGAGATGTATCGCTTTGCAGGCATCCCCCTAACCCCGCAGGTGGAGGACTGGATCCAGAAGAACACCCAAGCGGCCCACGATGGCATCTACTCCACGCAGAAGAACTCCTCAGAACAGTTTGAGAAGTGGCGCTTCAGCATGCCCTTCAAGCTGGCGCAGGTGGTGCAGGCCGCCTGCGGCCCGGCCATGCGCCTCTTCGGCTACAAGCCGGTGCAGGATGCCGCCTCGCTCTCCAACCGCTCCGTCAGCCTGCTGGAGGAGCGCGGCACCTTCTGGGTCACGTAG